Proteins from a single region of Streptomyces spectabilis:
- a CDS encoding sensor histidine kinase: protein MVGRMRAWQRGWHERSKIERVELQSVAIWHAMPWLLYLSWGSLPLGLSLAPDLPAQVLGWAIIVTAAGQCVQVNRSVRRALNHYLGRAPYPARDLAVSRSLMVAMLGLALALQAVDGVEEGLIGFPVAFLVVPHFEALAFALPLRSFFVRFALVEAVVVAGFTAVGVRDGRLLGIAVLVAFGAGVALLSTRCGAWTLAVMWEADRAREVESRLAVAEERLRFGRDLHDVMGRNLAVIALKSELAAQLARRGRPEAVDQMVEVQRIAQQSQREIRDVVRGYREADLGVELAGAQGVLEAAGITCRVTGEPAGLPAAVQSALGWVVREGTTNVLRHGDAQHCSITVSVMEGRTTLTIENDGVPEARAAAGGTGLAGLRERLAAVDGTLEHAADSGLFRLTARVPMPDGTRRAEDAEHAEHAVPAGAPEAKVS from the coding sequence GTGGTCGGCCGGATGCGGGCCTGGCAGCGCGGCTGGCACGAGCGCAGCAAGATCGAGCGGGTGGAACTCCAGTCCGTGGCGATCTGGCACGCCATGCCCTGGCTGCTCTACCTCAGCTGGGGCTCGCTGCCGCTCGGCCTGAGCCTGGCGCCGGACCTCCCGGCCCAGGTGCTCGGCTGGGCGATCATCGTGACGGCCGCCGGGCAGTGCGTCCAGGTGAACCGCAGCGTGCGGCGAGCGCTCAACCACTACCTGGGGCGCGCGCCGTACCCCGCGCGCGACCTCGCCGTGTCGCGCTCCCTGATGGTGGCCATGCTCGGCCTCGCCCTCGCGCTCCAGGCCGTCGACGGCGTCGAGGAGGGCCTGATCGGCTTCCCCGTGGCCTTCCTCGTCGTACCGCACTTCGAGGCGCTCGCCTTCGCCCTGCCGCTGCGGAGCTTCTTCGTGCGCTTCGCGCTCGTCGAGGCGGTGGTCGTGGCCGGTTTCACCGCGGTCGGCGTACGCGACGGGCGGCTGCTCGGGATCGCCGTGCTGGTCGCGTTCGGCGCCGGTGTGGCCCTGCTCAGCACGCGCTGCGGGGCCTGGACGCTCGCGGTGATGTGGGAGGCCGACCGGGCCCGCGAGGTCGAGTCCCGGCTCGCCGTCGCCGAGGAGCGGCTGCGCTTCGGCCGCGATCTGCACGACGTGATGGGGCGCAACCTCGCCGTCATCGCGCTCAAGAGCGAGCTCGCCGCGCAGCTGGCCCGGCGCGGGCGGCCCGAGGCGGTGGACCAGATGGTCGAGGTGCAGCGCATCGCCCAGCAGTCGCAGCGGGAGATCAGGGACGTCGTACGCGGCTACCGCGAGGCCGACCTCGGCGTGGAACTCGCGGGGGCCCAGGGCGTCCTTGAGGCCGCCGGGATCACCTGCCGGGTGACCGGGGAGCCCGCGGGCCTGCCCGCCGCGGTGCAGTCGGCCCTCGGCTGGGTGGTGCGCGAAGGCACCACGAACGTGCTGCGCCACGGCGACGCGCAGCACTGCTCCATCACCGTGTCGGTCATGGAAGGACGGACGACGTTGACCATCGAGAACGACGGGGTGCCCGAGGCCCGCGCGGCCGCGGGCGGCACCGGCCTCGCCGGGCTCCGCGAGCGCCTCGCCGCCGTGGACGGCACCCTTGAGCACGCCGCCGACAGCGGCCTCTTCCGGCTCACCGCGCGGGTGCCGATGCCCGACGGAACCCGCCGGGCCGAGGACGCCGAGCACGCCGAGCACGCCGTCCCGGCCGGAGCCCCGGAGGCGAAGGTCTCGTGA